The proteins below are encoded in one region of Brachyspira hampsonii:
- a CDS encoding phage tail protein: MSIFDLKGNLMNDEDGLKVVSGSSYKVRIAKTKNRDEKIDFSSDDVKGKYLIYPSQVGLTPTTESMSKEYIGAPSSESYAGATTYAGDISYGAFPNSNAYYASLIWANVHTKETSGNILCINSFNNFAVRFNKSSEDESINMLEIIIEEDNGYSSNFIDVYTSMKQKDLIDALNKITNVKAFLLTGSEEDEIDFTNIINELKEYNTENNKTEYLLSFKRVGLIESGVFTEESKKKYPKYQSIIAPRFGEAQYYNIALYDSSKNMDGNQYIGCESKSINFNFANKAMTEITSSLWALDEEIIEKDSVLYEERAEERDVVMAQTSKYPTKLFINGTEASSVSDVSLSFEWTKEEKFNISAKRYGFPNSKFTLSFSGNAVFNSQSKELFYDRVLNGNRQSFIISSKTRFKNKDYPFVFVSSDVGGSPSFPAIEPKELSISLSNFKAIEQSNDMNSNYLIAFTDREELF; this comes from the coding sequence AGCAAAGACAAAAAATAGAGATGAAAAAATAGATTTCTCTTCTGATGATGTTAAAGGAAAATATTTAATATATCCATCTCAAGTTGGACTTACTCCTACTACAGAATCAATGAGTAAAGAATATATAGGTGCTCCTTCTTCTGAAAGTTATGCAGGAGCTACCACTTATGCAGGAGATATTTCCTATGGAGCTTTTCCAAATTCTAATGCATACTATGCGAGCTTAATATGGGCTAATGTGCATACAAAAGAAACATCAGGAAATATACTATGTATTAACTCTTTTAATAATTTTGCTGTTAGATTTAATAAGTCTTCAGAAGATGAAAGTATTAATATGCTTGAAATTATAATAGAAGAAGATAATGGTTACAGCAGTAATTTTATTGATGTTTATACTTCTATGAAGCAGAAAGATTTGATTGATGCTTTAAATAAAATAACAAATGTAAAAGCATTTTTATTAACAGGAAGTGAAGAAGACGAAATTGATTTTACCAATATAATAAATGAATTAAAAGAGTATAATACTGAAAATAATAAAACAGAATATTTACTTAGCTTTAAAAGAGTAGGACTTATAGAGAGCGGAGTATTTACAGAAGAGAGTAAAAAGAAATATCCAAAATATCAAAGTATAATAGCTCCGAGATTTGGAGAGGCACAGTATTATAATATAGCTTTGTATGACAGTTCAAAGAATATGGATGGAAATCAATATATAGGCTGTGAGAGTAAATCAATAAATTTTAATTTTGCAAATAAGGCTATGACAGAAATAACCTCTTCATTATGGGCTTTAGATGAAGAGATAATAGAGAAAGATTCAGTTTTATATGAAGAGAGGGCGGAAGAAAGAGATGTTGTAATGGCACAGACTTCAAAATATCCTACCAAACTTTTTATTAATGGAACAGAGGCTTCCTCTGTAAGTGATGTTTCTTTATCATTTGAATGGACTAAAGAAGAGAAGTTTAATATTTCAGCAAAAAGATACGGATTTCCAAATTCAAAGTTTACACTTAGTTTTTCAGGCAATGCAGTTTTTAATTCTCAGTCAAAAGAGCTTTTTTATGACAGGGTTTTAAATGGAAACAGGCAGTCATTTATAATATCATCAAAAACAAGATTTAAAAATAAAGATTATCCATTTGTGTTTGTAAGTTCAGATGTTGGAGGAAGTCCGTCATTCCCCGCAATAGAGCCTAAAGAGCTTTCAATATCTTTGAGTAATTTTAAAGCTATTGAACAGTCAAATGATATGAACAGTAATTATTTGATAGCATTTACAGACAGAGAGGAGCTATTTTAA